The Scatophagus argus isolate fScaArg1 chromosome 20, fScaArg1.pri, whole genome shotgun sequence genome window below encodes:
- the gpsm1b gene encoding G-protein-signaling modulator 1b isoform X2: MAQSAANGVDQDLATKRLHSRMEASCLELALEGERLCKAGDFKGGTAFFEAAVQVGTEDLKTLSAIYSQLGNAYFYLKEYSKALEYHKHDLTLARTIGDRIGEGKASGNLGNTLKVLGRFDEAVVCCQRHLDISQEQGDKVGEARALYNIGNVFHAKGKQQLWGCTQEPGDLPPDVRDTLQRATGFYEMNLCLVKELGDRAAQGRAYGNLGNTHYLLGNFVEAIKFHRQRLSIAKEFGDKAAERRAYSNLGNALIFLGQFITATEYYRKTLQLSRQLRDQVMEAQACYSLGNTYTLLQQYERAIDYHLKHLYIAQELTDRVGEGRACWSLGNAYVSLGDHKQALHYARKHLDISKEIGDRNGELTARMNVEQLMEALGVNESDLSPSSSEFEMQGARPKFTKRNSMDSVELWKYSSDKNGENQDLESISKKSKSQLSHPGKRKGYPDSQSSDERPWLDSPVDTDDITVQVPPPVPLGRDPSDEDCFFDLLSKFQSSRMDDQRCHLDEPQNGDNGEGAANSMPSLNEMIDPAITTSPQTEELFDLIASSQSRRLDDQRVNVGNLPGLRITHNNLGHLVGEGDHQEPSDDFFNMLIKCQSSRIDDQRCSPPEAGQHAPTVPDEDFFSLIQRVQAKRMDEQRVQLPTEDQDSPQSPDPEPPGGFSS; this comes from the exons GATGGAGGCCTCATGCTTGGAGTTGGCCTTGGAAGGAGAGCGGCTGTGCAAGGCCGGGGACTTTAAAGGTGGAACAGCGTTTTTTGAGGCTGCTGTGCAGGTCGGTACAGAAGACCTGAAGACCCTCAGTGCCATATACAGCCAGCTGGGCAATGCATATTTTTACCTCAAAGAGTATAGCAAAGCCCTGGAATACCACAAACATGACCTTACCTTGGCCAG AACAATAGGAGACAGAATTGGAGAAGGAAAAGCCAGTGGAAACCTTGGTAACACATTAAAAGTGTTGGGGCGATTTGATGAGGCTGTTGTATGCTGTCAAAGGCATCTGGATATTTCTCAAGAGCAGGGTGACAAG GTTGGAGAAGCCAGAGCTCTGTATAACATAGGGAACGTTTTTCACGCGAAGGGCAAACAGCAGTTATGGGGCTGCACCCAGGAACCGGGAGACCTGCCTCCTGACGTCAGAGACACACTGCAAAGGGCTACAGGTTTTTATGA GATGAACTTGTGTTTGGTCAAAGAACTTGGGGACCGAGCTGCTCAGGGTAGGGCCTATGGGAACCTGGGCAACACCCACTATTTGCTGGGAAACTTTGTTGAAGCAATCAAGTTTCATCGTCAG CGATTATCCATAGCCAAAGAATTTGGGGATAAAGCGGCAGAGCGGCGAGCTTACAGTAACCTTGGCAATGCCCTGATATTCCTAGGCCAGttcatcacagccacagagTACTACAg gAAAACTTTGCAACTGTCCAGGCAGCTGAGGGACCAGGTTATGGAGGCTCAGGCCTGTTACAGCCTTGGGAACACTTACACTCTTTTGCAGCAGTATGAGAGGGCGATAGACTACCACCTGAAACACCTGTACATAGCCCAGGAGCTTACTGATAG AGTTGGTGAAGGTCGTGCCTGCTGGAGCCTGGGAAATGCATATGTGTCTTTAGGGGACCACAAACAAGCTCTGCACTATGCCCGGAAGCACCTGGACATCTCAAAAGAA ATTGGAGACAGAAATGGGGAACTAACAGCCAGAATGAATGTGGAGCAGCTGATGGAGGCTCTGGGGGTCAATGAGAGTGACCTGTCCCCCTCCAGTTCAGAGTTTGAGATGCAAG GAGCGAGACCCAAATTCACCAAGAGAAACAGCATGGACAGTGTAGAACTGTGGAAGTACTCTTCAGATAAG AATGGTGAGAACCAAGATTTGGAAAGCATATCCAAGAAATCCAAGAGTCAACTGTCACATCCAGGCAAAAGAAAAGGCTATCCCGACAGTCAGTCATCAGATGAAAGACCGTGGTTGGACTCTCCTGTTGACACAGATGACATCACTGTACAAGTCCCACCTCCAGTGCCA CTGGGCCGTGATCCCTCCGATGAAGACTGTTTCTTTGACCTCCTCAGTAAGTTCCAAAGCAGCCGCATGGATGACCAGCGCTGCCATCTCGATGAACCACAGAACGGAGACAATGGAGAAGGTGCTGCGAACTCCATGCCATCCCTGAACGAGATGATCG ATCCTGCAATTACCACTTCCCCCCAGACTGAGGAACTGTTTGACTTAATTGCTAGCTCTCAGAGCCGCCGCCTTGATGACCAGCGTGTTAACGTTGGTAACCTTCCAGGCTTGAGGATCACCCATAACAATCTGGGACACCTGGTGGGTGAGGGAGATCATCAGGAACCCAGCGATGACTTCTTCAACATGCTTATCAAATGCCAG TCCTCCAGAATTGATGATCAGCGGTGCTCTCCGCCAGAAGCAGGCCAGCATGCCCCCACAGTGCCTGATGAAGACTTCTTCAGTCTAATCCAGAGGGTGCAGGCCAAGCGGATGGATGAGCAGCGTGTCCAGCTGCCCACAGAAGACCAGGACAGCCCGCAGTCCCCTGATCCAGAGCCACCTGGTGGTTTTTCCAGCTAG
- the gpsm1b gene encoding G-protein-signaling modulator 1b isoform X1, protein MAQSAANGVDQDLATKRLHSRMEASCLELALEGERLCKAGDFKGGTAFFEAAVQVGTEDLKTLSAIYSQLGNAYFYLKEYSKALEYHKHDLTLARTIGDRIGEGKASGNLGNTLKVLGRFDEAVVCCQRHLDISQEQGDKVGEARALYNIGNVFHAKGKQQLWGCTQEPGDLPPDVRDTLQRATGFYEMNLCLVKELGDRAAQGRAYGNLGNTHYLLGNFVEAIKFHRQRLSIAKEFGDKAAERRAYSNLGNALIFLGQFITATEYYRKTLQLSRQLRDQVMEAQACYSLGNTYTLLQQYERAIDYHLKHLYIAQELTDRVGEGRACWSLGNAYVSLGDHKQALHYARKHLDISKEIGDRNGELTARMNVEQLMEALGVNESDLSPSSSEFEMQGARPKFTKRNSMDSVELWKYSSDKNGENQDLESISKKSKSQLSHPGKRKGYPDSQSSDERPWLDSPVDTDDITVQVPPPVPKLGRDPSDEDCFFDLLSKFQSSRMDDQRCHLDEPQNGDNGEGAANSMPSLNEMIDPAITTSPQTEELFDLIASSQSRRLDDQRVNVGNLPGLRITHNNLGHLVGEGDHQEPSDDFFNMLIKCQSSRIDDQRCSPPEAGQHAPTVPDEDFFSLIQRVQAKRMDEQRVQLPTEDQDSPQSPDPEPPGGFSS, encoded by the exons GATGGAGGCCTCATGCTTGGAGTTGGCCTTGGAAGGAGAGCGGCTGTGCAAGGCCGGGGACTTTAAAGGTGGAACAGCGTTTTTTGAGGCTGCTGTGCAGGTCGGTACAGAAGACCTGAAGACCCTCAGTGCCATATACAGCCAGCTGGGCAATGCATATTTTTACCTCAAAGAGTATAGCAAAGCCCTGGAATACCACAAACATGACCTTACCTTGGCCAG AACAATAGGAGACAGAATTGGAGAAGGAAAAGCCAGTGGAAACCTTGGTAACACATTAAAAGTGTTGGGGCGATTTGATGAGGCTGTTGTATGCTGTCAAAGGCATCTGGATATTTCTCAAGAGCAGGGTGACAAG GTTGGAGAAGCCAGAGCTCTGTATAACATAGGGAACGTTTTTCACGCGAAGGGCAAACAGCAGTTATGGGGCTGCACCCAGGAACCGGGAGACCTGCCTCCTGACGTCAGAGACACACTGCAAAGGGCTACAGGTTTTTATGA GATGAACTTGTGTTTGGTCAAAGAACTTGGGGACCGAGCTGCTCAGGGTAGGGCCTATGGGAACCTGGGCAACACCCACTATTTGCTGGGAAACTTTGTTGAAGCAATCAAGTTTCATCGTCAG CGATTATCCATAGCCAAAGAATTTGGGGATAAAGCGGCAGAGCGGCGAGCTTACAGTAACCTTGGCAATGCCCTGATATTCCTAGGCCAGttcatcacagccacagagTACTACAg gAAAACTTTGCAACTGTCCAGGCAGCTGAGGGACCAGGTTATGGAGGCTCAGGCCTGTTACAGCCTTGGGAACACTTACACTCTTTTGCAGCAGTATGAGAGGGCGATAGACTACCACCTGAAACACCTGTACATAGCCCAGGAGCTTACTGATAG AGTTGGTGAAGGTCGTGCCTGCTGGAGCCTGGGAAATGCATATGTGTCTTTAGGGGACCACAAACAAGCTCTGCACTATGCCCGGAAGCACCTGGACATCTCAAAAGAA ATTGGAGACAGAAATGGGGAACTAACAGCCAGAATGAATGTGGAGCAGCTGATGGAGGCTCTGGGGGTCAATGAGAGTGACCTGTCCCCCTCCAGTTCAGAGTTTGAGATGCAAG GAGCGAGACCCAAATTCACCAAGAGAAACAGCATGGACAGTGTAGAACTGTGGAAGTACTCTTCAGATAAG AATGGTGAGAACCAAGATTTGGAAAGCATATCCAAGAAATCCAAGAGTCAACTGTCACATCCAGGCAAAAGAAAAGGCTATCCCGACAGTCAGTCATCAGATGAAAGACCGTGGTTGGACTCTCCTGTTGACACAGATGACATCACTGTACAAGTCCCACCTCCAGTGCCA aagCTGGGCCGTGATCCCTCCGATGAAGACTGTTTCTTTGACCTCCTCAGTAAGTTCCAAAGCAGCCGCATGGATGACCAGCGCTGCCATCTCGATGAACCACAGAACGGAGACAATGGAGAAGGTGCTGCGAACTCCATGCCATCCCTGAACGAGATGATCG ATCCTGCAATTACCACTTCCCCCCAGACTGAGGAACTGTTTGACTTAATTGCTAGCTCTCAGAGCCGCCGCCTTGATGACCAGCGTGTTAACGTTGGTAACCTTCCAGGCTTGAGGATCACCCATAACAATCTGGGACACCTGGTGGGTGAGGGAGATCATCAGGAACCCAGCGATGACTTCTTCAACATGCTTATCAAATGCCAG TCCTCCAGAATTGATGATCAGCGGTGCTCTCCGCCAGAAGCAGGCCAGCATGCCCCCACAGTGCCTGATGAAGACTTCTTCAGTCTAATCCAGAGGGTGCAGGCCAAGCGGATGGATGAGCAGCGTGTCCAGCTGCCCACAGAAGACCAGGACAGCCCGCAGTCCCCTGATCCAGAGCCACCTGGTGGTTTTTCCAGCTAG
- the ak1 gene encoding adenylate kinase isoenzyme 1 isoform X2, whose product MADKIKDAKIIFVVGGPGSGKGTQCEKVVAKYGYTHLSSGDLLRAEVASGSERGKQLKAIMEKGELVPLDTVLDMIKDAMIAKADVSKGFLIDGYPREVKQGEEFEKKIGKPCLLLYVDAKSETMVKRLLKRGETSGRSDDNEETIKKRLDLYYKATEPVITFYEGRGIVRKVDSELPVDDVFSQVCKAIDALQ is encoded by the exons ATGGCAG acAAAATTAAAGATGCCAAGATCATCTTCGTTGTGG GTGGGCCTGGCTCTGGAAAGGGCACCCAGTGCGAGAAGGTAGTTGCAAAGTATGGCTACACCCACCTGTCATCTGGTGATCTGCTCCGAGCTGAGGTGGCTTCTGGCTCTGAGAGGGGCAAGCAGCTCAAGGCCATCATGGAGAAGGGAGAGCTTGTGCCCCTG GACACAGTCTTGGACATGATTAAGGATGCCATGATTGCCAAGGCTGATGTGTCTAAGGGCTTCCTTATTGATGGCTACCCCCGTGAGGTGAAGCAGGGTGAGGAGTTTGAGAAGAAG ATTGGCAAACCCTGCCTGCTGCTGTATGTTGATGCAAAATCAGAGACCATGGTCAAGAGGCTTTTGAAGCGCGGTGAGACCAGCGGCCGCTCTGATGACAACGAAGAGACCATCAAGAAGCGTCTGGACTTATATTACAAAGCAACCGAGCCAGTCATCACATTCTACGAGGGCCGTGGCATTGTGAGGAAG GTTGACTCCGAACTGCCAGTGGATGACGTCTTCAGCCAAGTTTGCAAGGCTATTGAtgcactgcagtaa
- the ak1 gene encoding adenylate kinase isoenzyme 1 isoform X1, with translation MGNTCIAESIERLSSTPDCRDDKIKDAKIIFVVGGPGSGKGTQCEKVVAKYGYTHLSSGDLLRAEVASGSERGKQLKAIMEKGELVPLDTVLDMIKDAMIAKADVSKGFLIDGYPREVKQGEEFEKKIGKPCLLLYVDAKSETMVKRLLKRGETSGRSDDNEETIKKRLDLYYKATEPVITFYEGRGIVRKVDSELPVDDVFSQVCKAIDALQ, from the exons ATGGGAAATACGTGCATTGCCGAGTCCATTGAACGCCTTTCCTCCACACCTGACTGTCGAGACG acAAAATTAAAGATGCCAAGATCATCTTCGTTGTGG GTGGGCCTGGCTCTGGAAAGGGCACCCAGTGCGAGAAGGTAGTTGCAAAGTATGGCTACACCCACCTGTCATCTGGTGATCTGCTCCGAGCTGAGGTGGCTTCTGGCTCTGAGAGGGGCAAGCAGCTCAAGGCCATCATGGAGAAGGGAGAGCTTGTGCCCCTG GACACAGTCTTGGACATGATTAAGGATGCCATGATTGCCAAGGCTGATGTGTCTAAGGGCTTCCTTATTGATGGCTACCCCCGTGAGGTGAAGCAGGGTGAGGAGTTTGAGAAGAAG ATTGGCAAACCCTGCCTGCTGCTGTATGTTGATGCAAAATCAGAGACCATGGTCAAGAGGCTTTTGAAGCGCGGTGAGACCAGCGGCCGCTCTGATGACAACGAAGAGACCATCAAGAAGCGTCTGGACTTATATTACAAAGCAACCGAGCCAGTCATCACATTCTACGAGGGCCGTGGCATTGTGAGGAAG GTTGACTCCGAACTGCCAGTGGATGACGTCTTCAGCCAAGTTTGCAAGGCTATTGAtgcactgcagtaa